Within Armatimonadota bacterium, the genomic segment GGAGACCCGGAGGGCGCGCAGAGAGAGTACCGTGAGGGGCAGGACGGCGGCGAAGATACACACAATCCTCAGTGGCACCACGATCATGATACCCTCCGCCCGACATGCTTGGGCCGGAGTATAGCATGGGGGTTGCAGCCGCCTCAAGGGGTGGAAGGAGGACCGCGCCGGGGGGAGCGAACAGCCTTCCCGGACGCCCCGGCGGAGGGCGGCGGGCCGCGGGCGCACCTGCGGGGCACTAGGCGCGGGGGGGGGCGAACGATGATCTGGGCAGGGCGGGCCATGCGGGTGCGGGTGATCGGGGTGGATCGTTTCGACCACTCCCGGCCCCGGGACGTGTACGCCATCGACTCGTCCGGGGGCGACATCCGCCTGCTGGTGGCCAGCGACGAGGGCCGCCTGCGCTGGGTCCCGGCCGGCCAGTGCGTGGTGGCCGGATACACCGAGGGGCGCCTGGGACTGGACGACTGAGCCGCGGCCGGGCGCAGGGAGGCGACATCCGTGCGAGTCGTTGCGGCAGTCGGAGTGGTTCTGGCCCTGGGCGGGGTGGCGGGGGCCCAGGTGCCGTCGGCGTTTGTGGACGTGCCTCCCTGGCACTGGGCGTTCGATGCCGTCCAGCGGGGGGCGGCGGCGGGGATCTTCGAGGGCTACCCGGCGTCGGACAGGGAGCTGGTGGCCAACGCCCTCATTCAGGTCTACGACGCCTTCCGCCATCCCACCCATCCCCTGGCACCGGCCTGGGCCGAGGCGTTCCTGGTCAACCTCCCCCCGGGCTGGCCGCAGCCTCTGCTGCGCAGCCGGCTGCGGAATGTCGTCCTGAGCGGCCTGGAGGTCCGCGTGCAGGCAGACCGGGCCGTGATCCGGTGGACGGCGGACGTGGTGGTGGACGGCACCGCGCGCCGGACCACGGCAACGGGGGCCGCGGTGCGGGACGCCGCCGGCCGGTGGAGGGTGGACTTCGCGACACTGGCCGGTGCCCAGCCGGAGGTCTTCGGACGGTAGTTCACATT encodes:
- a CDS encoding S-layer homology domain-containing protein codes for the protein MRVVAAVGVVLALGGVAGAQVPSAFVDVPPWHWAFDAVQRGAAAGIFEGYPASDRELVANALIQVYDAFRHPTHPLAPAWAEAFLVNLPPGWPQPLLRSRLRNVVLSGLEVRVQADRAVIRWTADVVVDGTARRTTATGAAVRDAAGRWRVDFATLAGAQPEVFGR